Proteins found in one Streptomyces sp. CB09001 genomic segment:
- the lepB gene encoding signal peptidase I, protein MQSQRAGRGLRVAAWVLIPLGLMLLLGAGVGMTRTGVLDRERITVAGDAMRPTYRPGEELTVESIDEAGIRRGDVVLVRVPGRYGGAPVLRRVIGLGGDHVESRDGTRVAVNGKELDEPYVLRDKFGLPGPRYDVTVPEGRLFLLGDHRANANDSRYFLGERSGSVAASDVRGRVRDESAASLWPLALGAFGALLTLVGVGLGSGGYLVGRRPRSADAAVTPWSGPYA, encoded by the coding sequence GTGCAGTCGCAACGTGCGGGCCGCGGACTCAGGGTCGCCGCCTGGGTGCTGATTCCGCTGGGGCTGATGCTGTTGCTCGGAGCCGGCGTCGGGATGACGCGAACCGGTGTCCTGGACCGGGAGCGGATCACCGTCGCGGGCGACGCGATGCGGCCCACTTATCGTCCGGGCGAGGAGTTGACCGTTGAGAGCATTGACGAAGCCGGGATACGTCGCGGCGATGTCGTCCTCGTCCGTGTGCCGGGGCGGTACGGGGGCGCGCCGGTTCTGCGACGGGTGATCGGTCTGGGCGGTGACCATGTGGAGTCCCGTGACGGTACGCGGGTCGCGGTGAACGGCAAGGAGCTCGACGAGCCGTATGTGCTGCGCGACAAGTTCGGTCTGCCTGGCCCCCGGTACGACGTGACCGTGCCGGAGGGTCGGCTGTTCCTCCTCGGTGATCACCGGGCCAACGCGAACGACTCGCGTTACTTCCTGGGTGAACGGTCGGGGAGCGTTGCGGCCTCCGACGTACGCGGCCGGGTCCGGGACGAGTCGGCCGCGTCACTGTGGCCACTGGCCCTGGGAGCCTTCGGAGCCCTGCTGACCCTGGTCGGGGTCGGGCTGGGCAGCGGGGGCTACTTGGTCGGGCGGCGCCCCCGGAGCGCGGATGCGGCGGTGACACCGTGGTCCGGCCCATACGCGTAA
- a CDS encoding UDP-N-acetylglucosamine 1-carboxyvinyltransferase has product MADDYLVRIGRLIRDARQHRGWTQSQLAEALNTSQSAVNRIERGNQNISLEMIARIGEALDSEIVSLGYAGPMHLRVVGGRRLSGAIDVKTSKNACVALLCASLLNKGRTVLRRVARIEEVYRLLEVLNSIGVRTRWINDGTDLEIVPPSELDMEAIDAEAAVRTRSIIMFLGPLLHRMERFRLPYAGGCDLGTRTIEPHMIALRRFGLDVAATEGHYHAVVDRTVRPDRPIVLTERGDTVTENALLAAARHDGVTVIRNASSNYMVQDLCFFLEALGVRVEGIGTTTLTVHGMPVIDADVDYSPSEDPVEAMSLLAAAVVTESELTVRRVPIEFLEIELAVLEEMGLDHDRTPEYFADNGRTRLVDLTVRPSKLEAPIDKIHPMPFPGLNIDNVPFFAAIAASAQGQTLIHDWVYDNRAIYLTDLNRLGGRLQLLDPHRVLVEGPTRWRAAEMMCPPALRPAVVVLLAMMAAEGTSVLRNVYVINRGYEDLAERLNSIGAQIEIFRDI; this is encoded by the coding sequence ATGGCAGACGACTACCTCGTACGCATCGGCCGACTCATCCGTGACGCCCGGCAGCACCGCGGCTGGACGCAGTCACAGCTCGCGGAGGCGCTCAACACCAGCCAGAGCGCCGTCAACCGCATCGAACGCGGCAATCAGAACATCAGCCTTGAGATGATCGCCCGGATCGGCGAAGCGCTGGACAGCGAAATCGTCTCCCTGGGCTACGCGGGTCCGATGCACCTGCGCGTGGTCGGCGGCCGTCGCCTGTCCGGCGCCATCGACGTCAAGACCAGCAAGAACGCCTGCGTGGCCCTGCTGTGCGCCTCGCTGCTCAACAAGGGGCGCACCGTACTGCGCCGGGTCGCCCGCATCGAGGAGGTCTACCGCCTCCTGGAGGTGCTCAACTCCATCGGCGTGCGCACCCGCTGGATCAACGACGGCACCGACCTGGAGATCGTGCCGCCGTCCGAGCTGGACATGGAGGCCATCGACGCCGAGGCGGCCGTCCGCACCCGCTCCATCATCATGTTCCTCGGCCCGCTGCTGCACCGCATGGAGCGCTTCCGGCTGCCCTACGCCGGTGGCTGCGACCTCGGCACCCGGACCATCGAGCCGCACATGATCGCGCTGCGCCGCTTCGGCCTGGATGTCGCCGCGACCGAGGGCCACTACCACGCGGTGGTCGACCGCACCGTCCGCCCGGACCGCCCGATCGTCCTGACCGAGCGCGGCGACACGGTGACGGAGAACGCCCTCCTGGCCGCCGCCCGCCACGACGGTGTCACCGTCATCCGCAACGCCTCCTCCAACTACATGGTCCAGGACCTGTGCTTCTTCCTGGAGGCCCTGGGCGTCCGGGTGGAGGGCATCGGCACCACCACCCTCACCGTGCACGGCATGCCGGTCATCGACGCCGACGTGGACTACTCCCCCTCCGAGGACCCGGTAGAGGCGATGAGCCTGCTGGCCGCCGCCGTGGTCACGGAGTCGGAGCTGACGGTGCGCCGGGTCCCGATCGAGTTCCTGGAGATCGAGCTGGCGGTCCTGGAGGAGATGGGCCTCGACCACGACCGCACCCCGGAGTACTTCGCCGACAACGGCCGCACGCGGTTGGTGGACCTGACCGTCCGGCCGTCGAAGCTGGAGGCGCCGATCGACAAGATCCACCCGATGCCCTTCCCCGGCCTCAACATCGACAACGTCCCCTTCTTCGCGGCCATCGCCGCCTCGGCCCAGGGCCAGACCCTCATCCACGACTGGGTCTACGACAACCGCGCCATCTACCTCACGGACCTGAACCGCCTCGGCGGCCGCCTTCAGCTCCTGGACCCCCACCGCGTCCTGGTCGAGGGCCCCACCCGCTGGCGCGCCGCCGAGATGATGTGCCCGCCGGCCCTGCGCCCCGCCGTGGTCGTCCTCCTCGCGATGATGGCCGCCGAGGGCACGTCGGTACTGCGCAACGTGTACGTCATCAACCGCGGTTACGAGGACCTGGCGGAGCGGCTGAACTCGATCGGGGCGCAGATCGAGATCTTCCGGGACATCTGA
- the acnA gene encoding aconitate hydratase AcnA, which translates to MSANSFDARSTLQVGDESYEIFRLDKVEGSARLPYSLKVLLENLLRTEDGANITADHIRALGGWDSQAQPSQEIQFTPARVIMQDFTGVPCVVDLATMREAVKELGGDAAKINPLAPAELVIDHSVIADKFGTNDAFKQNVDLEYGRNKERYQFLRWGQTAFDEFKVVPPGTGIVHQVNIEHLARVVMTRDGKAYPDTLVGTDSHTTMVNGLGVLGWGVGGIEAEAAMLGQPVSMLIPRVVGFKLTGELTPGTTATDLVLTITEMLRKHGVVGKFVEFYGEGVAATSLANRATIGNMSPEFGSTAAIFPVDDETLNYMRLTGRSEQQVALVEAYAKQQGLWLDPKAEPDFSEKLELDLATVVPSIAGPKRPQDRIVLANAAQQFKSDVLNYVDVVDEAGKESFPASDSPAVTNGAPSNPVPVTAPDGTTYELDHGAVTVAAITSCTNTSNPYVMVAAALVAKKAVEKGLTRKPWVKTTLAPGSKVVTDYFEKAGLTPYLDKVGFNLVGYGCTTCIGNSGPLPDEVSKAVNDHDLAVTSVLSGNRNFEGRINPDVKMNYLASPPLVVAYALAGSMKVDITKDALGADQDGNPVFLKDIWPSEAEVNDVVANTIGEDMFSKSYSDVFAGDAQWQALPIPTGDTFEWDAESTYVRKPPYFEGMGMEPAPVEDISGARVLAKLGDSVTTDHISPAGAIKADTPAGKYLTEHGVERRDFNSYGSRRGNHEIMIRGTFANIRLRNQIAPGTEGGYTRDFTQADGPVSFIYDASRNYIEQGTPLVVLAGKEYGSGSSRDWAAKGTALLGVKAVVAESYERIHRSNLIGMGVLPLQFPEGQTAESLGLTGEETFSVSGVTELNDGTTPRTVKVTTDTGVEFDAVVRIDTPGEADYYRNGGILQYVLRSLIRK; encoded by the coding sequence GTGTCGGCGAACAGCTTCGACGCCCGCAGCACACTGCAGGTGGGCGACGAGTCGTACGAGATCTTCCGGCTGGACAAGGTCGAGGGCTCCGCGCGCCTTCCCTACAGCCTGAAGGTGCTGCTGGAGAACCTGCTCCGCACCGAGGACGGCGCGAACATCACCGCCGACCACATCCGTGCCCTCGGCGGCTGGGACTCGCAGGCCCAGCCGTCGCAGGAGATCCAGTTCACGCCGGCCCGCGTGATCATGCAGGACTTCACCGGCGTGCCCTGTGTCGTCGACCTCGCCACCATGCGTGAGGCCGTCAAGGAGCTGGGCGGCGACGCGGCCAAGATCAACCCGCTGGCGCCGGCCGAGCTGGTCATCGACCACTCCGTCATCGCCGACAAGTTCGGCACCAACGACGCCTTCAAGCAGAACGTCGACCTGGAGTACGGCCGCAACAAGGAGCGCTACCAGTTCCTGCGCTGGGGCCAGACCGCCTTCGACGAGTTCAAGGTCGTCCCGCCCGGTACCGGCATCGTGCACCAGGTGAACATCGAGCACCTGGCCCGCGTCGTCATGACCCGCGACGGCAAGGCCTACCCCGACACCCTGGTCGGCACCGACTCGCACACCACCATGGTCAACGGCCTCGGCGTCCTCGGCTGGGGCGTCGGCGGCATCGAGGCCGAAGCCGCGATGCTCGGCCAGCCGGTCTCCATGCTGATCCCGCGGGTCGTCGGCTTCAAGCTCACCGGCGAGCTGACCCCCGGCACCACCGCCACCGACCTGGTGCTCACGATCACCGAGATGCTGCGCAAGCACGGCGTCGTCGGCAAGTTCGTCGAGTTCTACGGCGAGGGCGTGGCCGCCACCAGCCTCGCCAACCGCGCCACCATCGGCAACATGTCGCCGGAGTTCGGCTCCACCGCCGCGATCTTCCCGGTCGACGACGAGACGCTGAACTACATGCGCCTGACCGGCCGCTCCGAGCAGCAGGTCGCGCTCGTCGAGGCGTACGCCAAGCAGCAGGGCCTCTGGCTGGACCCGAAGGCCGAGCCGGACTTCTCCGAGAAGCTCGAGCTGGACCTCGCCACGGTCGTCCCCTCCATCGCCGGCCCGAAGCGCCCGCAGGACCGCATCGTCCTCGCGAACGCCGCCCAGCAGTTCAAGTCGGACGTCCTCAACTACGTGGACGTCGTGGACGAGGCGGGCAAGGAGTCCTTCCCGGCCTCCGACTCCCCGGCCGTCACCAACGGCGCCCCGTCCAACCCGGTCCCGGTCACCGCCCCCGACGGCACGACCTACGAGCTGGACCACGGCGCGGTGACGGTCGCGGCCATCACCTCCTGCACCAACACCTCCAACCCGTACGTCATGGTCGCCGCCGCCCTGGTGGCCAAGAAGGCGGTGGAGAAGGGCCTGACCCGCAAGCCGTGGGTCAAGACCACCCTCGCCCCGGGCTCCAAGGTCGTCACCGACTACTTCGAGAAGGCGGGCCTGACCCCCTACCTCGACAAGGTCGGCTTCAACCTGGTCGGCTACGGCTGCACCACCTGCATCGGCAACTCCGGCCCGCTGCCGGACGAGGTCTCCAAGGCCGTCAACGACCACGACCTCGCCGTCACCTCGGTGCTCTCCGGCAACCGCAACTTCGAGGGCCGGATCAACCCCGACGTCAAGATGAACTACCTGGCGTCCCCGCCGCTGGTCGTCGCCTACGCGCTCGCGGGCTCCATGAAGGTGGACATCACCAAGGACGCCCTGGGCGCCGACCAGGACGGCAACCCGGTCTTCCTCAAGGACATCTGGCCCTCCGAGGCCGAGGTCAACGACGTCGTCGCCAACACCATCGGCGAGGACATGTTCTCCAAGTCCTACAGCGACGTCTTCGCGGGCGACGCCCAGTGGCAGGCGCTGCCGATCCCGACCGGCGACACCTTCGAGTGGGACGCCGAGTCCACCTACGTGCGCAAGCCCCCGTACTTCGAGGGCATGGGCATGGAGCCGGCCCCGGTCGAGGACATCTCCGGCGCCCGGGTGCTCGCCAAGCTCGGCGACTCGGTGACGACGGACCACATCTCGCCCGCCGGTGCGATCAAGGCCGACACCCCGGCCGGCAAGTACCTGACGGAGCACGGCGTCGAGCGCCGCGACTTCAACAGCTACGGCTCGCGCCGCGGCAACCACGAGATCATGATCCGCGGCACCTTCGCCAACATCCGCCTGCGCAACCAGATCGCGCCGGGCACCGAGGGCGGCTACACCCGCGACTTCACCCAGGCGGACGGGCCGGTGTCGTTCATCTACGACGCCTCCCGCAACTACATCGAGCAGGGCACCCCGCTCGTCGTCCTGGCCGGCAAGGAGTACGGCTCCGGCTCGTCCCGCGACTGGGCCGCCAAGGGCACCGCGCTCCTCGGCGTCAAGGCCGTCGTCGCCGAGTCCTACGAGCGCATCCACCGCTCGAACCTCATCGGCATGGGCGTCCTGCCGCTGCAGTTCCCGGAGGGCCAGACCGCCGAGTCCCTCGGCCTGACCGGTGAGGAGACCTTCTCCGTCTCCGGGGTGACCGAGCTGAACGACGGCACCACCCCGCGTACGGTGAAGGTCACCACCGACACCGGCGTCGAGTTCGACGCGGTCGTCCGCATCGACACCCCCGGCGAGGCGGACTACTACCGCAACGGCGGCATCCTGCAGTACGTGCTGCGCAGCCTGATCCGCAAGTAG
- a CDS encoding acetylxylan esterase, which yields MPAFDLPPTELAHHRPAPDEPEDFDAFWRETLAGSPSGGPVVSAHPVDNGLRLTRTWDVTFRGFGGDPVRAWFSTPAGTGDRPRPAVVEYAGYGRGRGLPHERLTWVAAGYAHLLMDNRGQGDQYGCGGATPDPHADAPGGPGPAVRGLLDPHDHHYRRLITDAVSAVAAVRMLPGVDAERVAAVGNSQGGGLALAVAGLVPDLAAVLVSAPLLCGIRRSLDLTDAGPYGEIAAYLSVHRGAESAAYRTLAYLEGVSFARRAQAPAHFGVGLRDTVCPPSGAYAAFNRYAELSGAEPRKEIHAYPFNGHEGGDAVHVRHQLEWLAAVVPAP from the coding sequence GTGCCCGCCTTCGACCTGCCGCCGACGGAGTTGGCGCACCATCGTCCGGCCCCCGACGAGCCCGAGGACTTCGACGCCTTCTGGCGCGAGACCCTCGCCGGATCACCGTCCGGCGGACCGGTGGTGTCGGCACACCCGGTGGACAACGGACTGCGGCTGACCCGGACCTGGGACGTGACCTTCCGGGGCTTCGGGGGCGACCCGGTGCGCGCCTGGTTCAGCACACCCGCCGGGACCGGCGACCGGCCCCGGCCCGCGGTCGTCGAGTACGCCGGGTACGGGCGCGGACGCGGACTCCCCCACGAACGGCTCACCTGGGTGGCCGCGGGGTACGCGCATCTGCTGATGGACAACCGGGGCCAGGGCGACCAGTACGGCTGCGGCGGCGCCACCCCCGACCCGCACGCGGACGCGCCCGGCGGTCCCGGACCGGCGGTACGGGGACTGCTCGACCCGCACGACCACCACTACCGCCGCCTGATCACGGACGCGGTCAGCGCGGTCGCCGCGGTGCGGATGCTGCCCGGCGTGGACGCGGAGCGCGTCGCGGCCGTCGGCAACAGTCAGGGCGGCGGACTCGCGCTGGCCGTCGCGGGGCTGGTGCCGGACCTGGCGGCGGTACTGGTCTCGGCGCCGCTGCTGTGCGGCATCCGCCGCTCACTGGACCTCACGGACGCGGGACCCTACGGCGAGATCGCCGCCTACCTCTCGGTGCACCGCGGCGCCGAGAGCGCCGCGTACCGCACCCTCGCCTACCTGGAGGGCGTCTCCTTCGCCCGTCGGGCGCAGGCGCCGGCCCACTTCGGCGTGGGGCTGCGCGACACGGTGTGCCCGCCGAGCGGGGCGTACGCAGCCTTCAACCGGTACGCGGAGCTGTCCGGGGCCGAGCCCCGCAAGGAGATCCACGCGTACCCGTTCAACGGGCACGAGGGCGGGGACGCGGTGCACGTGCGGCACCAGTTGGAGTGGCTGGCCGCCGTGGTACCGGCCCCGTGA
- a CDS encoding ABC transporter permease subunit, whose translation MSTSTTPPGWRRALRRDWQLYSLALLPLLFFLVFRYLPMIGNVIAFRRFEPGGSILGEQWVGLRYVEMFLSDPTFWQVFRNTLWIGGLTLVFCFPIPIVLALLLNEVRTRALKRFVQSVSYLPHFLSIVIVAGITLQMLATDGPVNHVLGRFGQDPVRFIQEPEWFRTIYVGSEIWQTAGWGTILYLTALTTIDDDLYEAARIDGANRWRQIWHVTLPGIRPTMITLLILNIGTFLAVGFEKILLLYNPLTYETGDVISTYLYRTGVESNSFSYAAAIGLFEAVIGLVLITTANLLSRRTVGTSLW comes from the coding sequence ATGAGCACCTCCACCACACCGCCCGGCTGGCGGCGTGCGCTGCGCCGCGACTGGCAGCTCTACTCGCTGGCCCTGCTGCCGTTGCTGTTCTTCCTGGTCTTCCGCTATCTGCCGATGATCGGCAACGTGATCGCGTTCCGCCGCTTCGAACCCGGCGGATCGATCCTGGGGGAGCAGTGGGTCGGGCTGCGCTACGTGGAGATGTTCCTCAGCGACCCCACCTTCTGGCAGGTCTTCCGCAACACCCTCTGGATCGGCGGCCTCACCCTCGTCTTCTGCTTCCCCATCCCCATCGTGCTCGCGCTGCTCCTCAACGAGGTGCGCACCCGGGCGCTCAAACGGTTCGTGCAGTCGGTGTCGTACCTGCCGCACTTCCTGTCGATCGTGATCGTCGCCGGCATCACCCTGCAGATGCTCGCCACCGACGGCCCCGTCAACCACGTGCTCGGCCGGTTCGGCCAGGACCCGGTCCGGTTCATCCAGGAACCCGAGTGGTTCCGCACCATCTACGTGGGCTCGGAGATCTGGCAGACCGCCGGCTGGGGCACCATCCTCTACCTGACCGCGCTCACCACGATCGACGACGACCTCTACGAGGCGGCCCGCATCGACGGCGCGAACCGCTGGCGGCAGATCTGGCACGTCACCCTGCCCGGCATCCGGCCCACCATGATCACGCTGCTGATCCTCAACATCGGCACGTTCCTGGCGGTCGGCTTCGAGAAGATCCTGCTCCTCTACAACCCGCTCACCTACGAGACGGGTGACGTGATCTCCACCTACCTCTACCGCACCGGCGTCGAGTCCAACAGCTTCAGCTACGCCGCCGCCATCGGCCTGTTCGAGGCGGTCATCGGCCTGGTGCTGATCACCACGGCCAACCTGCTCTCGCGCCGCACGGTGGGGACCAGCCTGTGGTGA
- a CDS encoding carbohydrate ABC transporter permease produces the protein MVNVDRPTRGYRVFQGVNGLILTGVVVVTLYPFLNIVARSFSGERQIRAGEVTLWPKGFNLTTYEIVFQDGTFWRNYGNTVFYTVVSTAVAMVLTACYAYVLSKKHLKGRGVLVGIAVFTMFFSGGLIPTYVLITSLDLKNTVWALALPNAISVFNLLVMKAFFESLPDELEEAAQIDGLNTYGILLRIVLPLSKAVVATMVLFYSVSFWNSWFGAFLYMDRIELMPVTVYLRNLIAGATGGTAAGAGTEQLTQVAANIQAVTIVLTALPILCVYPFVQRYFVSGVMLGAVKG, from the coding sequence GTGGTGAACGTCGACCGGCCCACCCGCGGCTACCGCGTCTTCCAGGGCGTCAACGGGCTGATCCTCACCGGCGTCGTGGTCGTCACGCTCTACCCCTTCCTCAACATCGTCGCCCGCTCCTTCAGCGGGGAGCGCCAGATCCGGGCCGGTGAGGTGACGCTGTGGCCCAAGGGCTTCAACCTCACCACGTACGAGATCGTCTTCCAGGACGGCACCTTCTGGCGCAACTACGGCAACACCGTCTTCTACACGGTCGTCTCCACCGCCGTCGCCATGGTCCTGACGGCCTGCTACGCCTACGTGCTGTCCAAGAAGCACCTCAAGGGGCGCGGAGTCCTCGTCGGCATCGCCGTGTTCACCATGTTCTTCTCCGGCGGGCTCATCCCCACCTACGTGCTGATCACCAGCCTCGACCTCAAGAACACCGTGTGGGCGCTGGCCCTCCCGAACGCGATCAGTGTCTTCAACCTGCTGGTGATGAAGGCCTTCTTCGAGAGCCTGCCGGACGAACTGGAGGAGGCCGCCCAGATCGACGGCCTGAACACCTACGGCATCCTCCTCAGAATCGTGCTGCCGCTGTCCAAGGCGGTCGTCGCGACCATGGTGCTGTTCTACTCGGTGTCCTTCTGGAACTCCTGGTTCGGCGCCTTCCTCTACATGGACCGCATCGAGCTGATGCCGGTCACGGTCTATCTGCGCAACCTCATCGCGGGCGCCACCGGGGGCACCGCGGCGGGCGCCGGGACCGAGCAGCTCACCCAGGTCGCGGCCAACATCCAGGCCGTCACCATCGTGCTCACCGCCCTGCCCATCCTCTGCGTGTACCCGTTCGTCCAGCGCTACTTCGTGTCGGGCGTGATGCTCGGCGCCGTCAAGGGCTGA
- a CDS encoding extracellular solute-binding protein, with translation MKNAAHLSRRQILAAAGFAGLAALTGCGSGDDGGDSKDLSKKRDGAMEEYRTGQPFKAAKPLTFSLLHLSNPNYPPKDGWLLWKEITKRTNVTFKRTDVPLSDYEKKRSLLIGAGDAPLLLPKTYPGQETPFVASGSVLAVSDHVELMPNFRDKVRRWKLTPEVDSLRQSDGKYYLLPGMHERAKANYSLALRTDVLGRLGLSLPSTLEETADVFRALKSEFPGSHPFSDRWNQPEPGGALLGYIGQAHGVRAGWSYLNTSWDAKAGQFVFTGATDGYRQMIEYLRGLVDEKLVDPEGFTQSDDEAVKKLLSEKSFAISANPQELVQNYRYNLQRQVEGAKIEMIPVPLGPAGPVVLGGSRLENGMMISSDALDRDDFVALLQFADWLWYSDEGQKFTKWGVEGVTYTESGGTYRAADGISLMGSAPDAPKDLQKDYGFYNGVFSYGGSWELVSSAFSPDEKKFQDVMSRREQLPVDPAHPLQSVEQEQATLWDTPLKDHVRQNTLQFILGKRPMSEWDAYLTELKAKNMDRLVDVHNKAYERFKKEQG, from the coding sequence GTGAAGAACGCAGCACACCTGTCCCGGCGGCAGATCCTGGCAGCCGCGGGCTTCGCCGGCCTCGCCGCGCTCACCGGCTGCGGCAGCGGCGACGACGGCGGGGACTCCAAGGACCTGTCCAAGAAGCGGGACGGTGCGATGGAGGAGTACCGCACCGGGCAGCCGTTCAAGGCCGCGAAGCCGCTCACCTTCTCGCTGCTGCACCTCAGCAACCCCAACTACCCGCCGAAGGACGGCTGGCTGCTCTGGAAGGAGATCACCAAGCGCACCAACGTCACCTTCAAGCGCACCGACGTCCCCCTCAGCGACTACGAGAAGAAGCGCAGCCTGCTCATCGGCGCGGGCGACGCCCCGCTGCTCCTGCCCAAGACCTACCCCGGGCAGGAAACCCCGTTCGTGGCGTCGGGCTCCGTCCTCGCCGTCAGCGACCACGTGGAACTGATGCCCAACTTCCGCGACAAGGTCCGCAGATGGAAGCTGACGCCGGAGGTGGACTCCCTGCGCCAGTCCGACGGCAAGTACTACCTGCTGCCCGGGATGCACGAGCGGGCCAAGGCCAACTACTCCCTCGCGCTGCGCACCGACGTCCTCGGCAGGCTGGGCCTGAGCCTGCCCTCCACCCTGGAGGAGACGGCCGACGTCTTCCGGGCGCTCAAGTCGGAGTTCCCGGGCAGCCACCCCTTCTCCGACCGCTGGAACCAGCCCGAGCCGGGCGGCGCCCTCCTCGGCTACATCGGCCAGGCCCACGGCGTACGCGCCGGCTGGTCGTACCTGAACACCAGCTGGGACGCCAAGGCCGGGCAGTTCGTCTTCACCGGCGCGACCGACGGCTACCGGCAGATGATCGAGTACCTGCGCGGACTCGTCGACGAGAAACTGGTGGACCCCGAAGGCTTCACCCAGAGCGACGACGAGGCGGTCAAGAAGCTGCTCTCCGAGAAGTCCTTCGCGATCAGCGCCAACCCGCAGGAGCTGGTGCAGAACTACCGCTACAACCTCCAACGACAGGTCGAGGGCGCGAAGATCGAAATGATCCCGGTGCCGCTCGGACCGGCCGGCCCCGTGGTGCTCGGCGGCTCCCGCCTGGAGAACGGCATGATGATCTCCAGCGACGCCCTGGACCGCGACGACTTCGTCGCCCTCCTGCAGTTCGCGGACTGGCTCTGGTACTCCGACGAGGGCCAGAAGTTCACCAAGTGGGGCGTCGAGGGCGTCACCTACACCGAGTCCGGCGGCACCTACCGGGCCGCCGACGGCATCAGCCTGATGGGCTCAGCCCCCGACGCCCCCAAGGACCTCCAGAAGGACTACGGCTTCTACAACGGCGTCTTCTCCTACGGCGGCAGCTGGGAACTGGTCTCCTCCGCCTTCAGCCCCGACGAGAAGAAGTTCCAGGACGTCATGTCGCGGCGCGAGCAGCTCCCCGTCGACCCGGCCCACCCCCTCCAGTCCGTGGAGCAGGAGCAGGCCACCCTCTGGGACACCCCCCTCAAGGACCACGTACGCCAGAACACCCTGCAGTTCATCCTCGGCAAGCGCCCCATGTCCGAGTGGGACGCCTATCTGACCGAGCTGAAGGCCAAGAACATGGACCGGCTGGTCGACGTGCACAACAAGGCGTACGAGCGGTTCAAGAAGGAGCAGGGATGA